CCCCGAAGAGGTGCGCGGCCTGCAGCGGGCGGACCCGCAGGCCTGGACGGTGTCCGACCTGCCGCTCCTGGACGCGGCACGCCAGCGGCTCGGCGACCCGAAGGAGGCCCGGCGCAAGGTCCGGCACAAGGCCGTCCTCGCCGCCCAGCGCGAGCGCATGACACAGGTCGTCGACAACCTGATCGCGGCCGTGGCCGACTCCGGGGCGGACGGTGACGACGGCGAAGGCCTGGTGACCATGCTGCGCGGCGAGGACGCCCAGGTCAGCCTGGTCGACGAGAGCGAACTGGCCACCGCCGACCCGGACCTGCTGGCCGGCCCGTTCGCCCACATCGTGGTGGACGAGGCGCAGGAGCTGACCGACGCGGAGTGGCAGATGCTGCTGCTGCGCTGCCCGTCCCGGAGTTTCACCATCGTCGGGGACCGTGCCCAGGCCCGGCACGGGTTCACGGAGTCCTGGCAGGAACGGCTCGAGCGCATCGGGCTCGACCGGATCACCGTGGCGTCCCTGACCGTCAACTACCGGACGCCGGAGGAAGTGATGGCGGAGGCCGAACCGGTCATCCGGGCCGCGCTTCCGGACGCCAACGTCCCGACCTCCATCCGCAGCAGCGGCGTCCCCGTCGTCCACGCGGACGTGTCGGAGCTGGAAGCGGTCCTTCAGACCTGGCTCGCGGAGCACGACGACGGGATCGCCTGCGTCATCGGCGACCCGACGTTCCGGCCGACCTCGCGGGTGCGGTCGCTGACGCCGGAGCTGTCGAAGGGGCTCGAGTTCGATCTGGTCGTCCTGATCGATCCGCAGACCTTCGGAGCGGGCGTCGAGGGAGCGGTCGACCGTTATGTCGCGATGACCCGGGCCACCCAGCGACTGGTCGTCCTCACGAGCTCCTGACACGCTCTGCCGTCGCACACGATGACGAGCGGGCCGTGACCGGGGCGGCCACCCCTTGGGCGCGACCCGAGGTGCTCACCGCGGGGACGTGACCCGAGACGCTCACCGCGGGCCGCTCACCGCAGGGGCGGCGGGTCCTGGACGCCGACGGCGGCCGGGGCCGCCGCGGCCCGCAGCGACGCCCAGTCCGGCAGCTTGACGACCCCGCGGCCCAGCGAGGCCCCGAGGTCGGCCTCGGCCCTTTCGATCGCCAGCCAGCCCGCCCACTCGACGGGCTCGGCCCCGGCGGCCCGCAGCAGCGCGAGCGGGTCGCCGGGCAGCTCCCGTCGCAGGAGGGCGGGGGCGTCCGCCAGCAGGGAGGTCGCCGTCTCCTTCGCGCACGGCCGGTTGGTGCCGATGACACCGGTCGGGCCACGCTTGATCCAGCCCGCCACGTACTCGCCCGGCGCCGGCTCACCGTCACGCACCACCCGCCCCGCCAGATGCGGCACGGTGCCGTGCCCGGCGTCGAACGGCAGGCCCTCCAGCGGGGTGCCCCGATAGCCCACCGACCGCAGGGCCAACTGCGAGGGGACGTCCTCGTACCGGCCGGTGCCGGTCACCCCGCCGTGTCCGTCCGGCGCCGTCCGCTCGAACCGCACCAGGCCCAACCGGCCACCGACGGCGCGCAGTTCCACGGGCCGCAGGAAGAACCGCAGCCGGATGCGCCGTCGGGCGCCGCGTGCCGGCGACGACGCCCAGCCGCGCAGCACCTCCACGTTGCGGCGCTGCGCCGCCGGAAGCCCGGAAGGGTCCCCGTACGCCGGATCGAGCGCCAGCTCCGCCTCGTCGACGACGACCTCGGCGTCCGGCAGGGCGCCCAGCTCCCGCAGCTCCTTGGTGGTGAACCGGGCCTGCGACGGGCCGCGCCGTCCGACCATGTGGATCTCGCTCACCTCGCTCGCCGCGAGCGCTGCCAGCGCCGCCTGGGGCATGTCGGTGGGGCTCAGTTCGGCGGCGCCCCGCGCCAGGATCCGGGTGACGTCGACCGCGACGTTCCCGACCCCCACCACCACGGCCGAGTCGACGCCGTGCAGGAA
The window above is part of the Streptomyces sp. NBC_00425 genome. Proteins encoded here:
- a CDS encoding FAD-dependent oxidoreductase, which gives rise to MLRVAVVGSGPSGVYTAQSLVQLDQDVLVDVLDRLPCPYGLVRYGVAPDHEKIKSLQQNLRAVLEHERVRFLGGVPVGADGVAAARLRELYHAVVYCVGAATDRHLGIPGEELPGSWSATEFVSWYSAHPDAVPARFLHGVDSAVVVGVGNVAVDVTRILARGAAELSPTDMPQAALAALAASEVSEIHMVGRRGPSQARFTTKELRELGALPDAEVVVDEAELALDPAYGDPSGLPAAQRRNVEVLRGWASSPARGARRRIRLRFFLRPVELRAVGGRLGLVRFERTAPDGHGGVTGTGRYEDVPSQLALRSVGYRGTPLEGLPFDAGHGTVPHLAGRVVRDGEPAPGEYVAGWIKRGPTGVIGTNRPCAKETATSLLADAPALLRRELPGDPLALLRAAGAEPVEWAGWLAIERAEADLGASLGRGVVKLPDWASLRAAAAPAAVGVQDPPPLR